The Alistipes finegoldii DSM 17242 DNA segment AGCTGGAAAAGATCAAGGAACAGGTACTGAACATATTATAATGGGCAAGGTCGTAATATTCTCCGCTCCGAGCGGTTCGGGAAAAACCACCATCGTACGCGAATTGCTGAAGCGTTTTCCGCAGTTCGAATTTTCGGTTTCGGCGACCAGCCGCGCACCCCGCGGATGCGAACGGCACGGCTGCGACTACCACTTCATGACGCACGAAGAGTTCATGCAGGCCGTGGCCGAAAACCGGTTCGTGGAGTGGGAAGAGGTTTACAAAGGCACCTGCTACGGCACGCTGCGCTCGGAAGTTGAGCGCATCTGGGCCAAAGGCAACATCATCGTTTTCGACGTGGACGTGATCGGCGGCATCAATCTCAAGCGTATCTTCGGCGGCGACGCATGCTCGATATTCGTCATGCCGCCTTCGGTCGAGGAGCTGCGCCGCAGGCTCGAAGGCCGCGGCACGGATGCCCCGGAGGTGATCGACCGCCGCGTGGCGAAGGCCGAATTCGAGCTGACGAAAGCCCCCGAATTCGATCACATCGTCGTGAACGACTCGCTCGACGAAGCCATCGCCGAGACCACCCGCATCATCGACGAATTCATAACCGGCCGGTCA contains these protein-coding regions:
- the gmk gene encoding guanylate kinase: MGKVVIFSAPSGSGKTTIVRELLKRFPQFEFSVSATSRAPRGCERHGCDYHFMTHEEFMQAVAENRFVEWEEVYKGTCYGTLRSEVERIWAKGNIIVFDVDVIGGINLKRIFGGDACSIFVMPPSVEELRRRLEGRGTDAPEVIDRRVAKAEFELTKAPEFDHIVVNDSLDEAIAETTRIIDEFITGRS